In Trichocoleus sp. FACHB-46, a single window of DNA contains:
- a CDS encoding DUF1579 domain-containing protein: METTKTEQISPMSAQPQKEHQWLQKLVGEWTYETEAMMEPDQPSVKSTGTETVRSLGGLWILAEGQGEMPCGPATTLMTLGYDPQKQRYVGTWVGSMMTYLWQYDGELDAGETVLTLASDGPTMTGEEKMAKYKDAIEFKSDDHRILTSHMLGDDGQWHHFMTAHYRRKQ; the protein is encoded by the coding sequence ATGGAAACCACGAAAACCGAACAAATTTCACCAATGTCCGCTCAACCTCAGAAAGAACATCAGTGGCTCCAGAAGCTGGTGGGTGAATGGACCTATGAAACCGAAGCAATGATGGAACCAGACCAACCCTCTGTAAAATCAACAGGAACTGAGACGGTTCGCTCACTGGGTGGGCTCTGGATATTGGCGGAAGGACAGGGCGAGATGCCTTGTGGTCCTGCGACAACGCTGATGACCCTGGGCTACGACCCACAGAAACAGCGCTACGTAGGCACTTGGGTCGGATCAATGATGACGTATCTCTGGCAATATGACGGTGAATTAGACGCAGGTGAAACGGTGCTAACGCTTGCTTCCGATGGACCGACAATGACGGGTGAAGAGAAGATGGCAAAATACAAAGACGCGATCGAGTTCAAAAGCGACGATCACAGAATCTTGACTTCCCATATGTTGGGAGATGACGGGCAGTGGCATCACTTCATGACCGCCCATTATCGGCGGAAGCAGTAA